A genomic window from Sphingobacterium spiritivorum includes:
- a CDS encoding discoidin/SUN/FTP domain-containing protein, with protein MKKLTKFQQAFVLCGLFACLTGCDKTEVRQYDLLESEKEPEMDITAYGNLSVNRENSGGKTANEGSLKVVDQDYNTKFLINPYYDDLYMQLSFPGGISVGAYILASANDAQDRDPKDWELMGSNDGSAWISVDSKQGYLFTSRNQKVRFDISNKEKYRYYRLNVKAIRGGTGLFQLAEWRVINVPE; from the coding sequence ATGAAAAAGCTAACCAAATTTCAACAAGCATTTGTCCTCTGCGGGCTGTTTGCCTGTCTGACGGGCTGCGACAAAACCGAAGTCAGGCAATACGACCTATTGGAATCCGAAAAGGAACCTGAGATGGACATCACGGCCTATGGCAACCTTTCGGTTAATCGTGAAAACTCGGGCGGGAAAACCGCAAATGAGGGATCCCTGAAAGTAGTCGACCAGGACTATAATACCAAATTTCTGATCAATCCATACTATGATGATCTTTACATGCAGCTTTCTTTTCCGGGAGGTATTTCTGTAGGTGCTTACATTCTTGCATCTGCCAATGATGCGCAGGATCGTGATCCTAAAGACTGGGAACTTATGGGGTCTAATGACGGATCCGCATGGATATCAGTAGACAGTAAACAGGGCTATCTGTTTACATCCCGCAACCAAAAGGTACGTTTTGATATCAGTAACAAAGAGAAATACCGGTATTACCGTTTGAATGTGAAAGCTATTCGGGGGGGAACAGGACTGTTTCAGCTTGCGGAGTGGAGAGTTATTAACGTGCCTGAATAA
- a CDS encoding response regulator transcription factor produces the protein MKGKILIIEDDIDLGLVTQQYLQTSGFETLLATSSREAEELCEKQLFDLLIVDVQLPDDTGFDLVRQLLETQPEQRFIFLTARNTKESKIYGLKLGGDDYITKPFDIEELSWRIHNIINRQQVRRSADLAIGDIRIIQDQMMLIFENNYEVKLTEREFAVWKYFALNPNRVLKREDILLAVWGENDYFLGRSLDVFVSRIRKLLSHSANVQLETVYKVGFIFRIPQS, from the coding sequence ATGAAGGGAAAGATTCTGATTATTGAGGATGATATAGATCTGGGTCTGGTGACGCAGCAATATCTGCAAACTTCCGGATTTGAGACTTTACTGGCAACATCCAGCCGTGAAGCGGAAGAGTTGTGTGAGAAACAACTTTTTGATTTGTTAATTGTGGATGTGCAGTTGCCAGATGATACAGGTTTTGACCTGGTTCGTCAGCTATTAGAAACTCAACCTGAGCAACGTTTTATTTTTCTGACCGCCCGAAATACAAAAGAAAGCAAGATCTATGGGTTAAAACTGGGAGGCGATGATTATATCACTAAGCCGTTTGATATAGAAGAACTTTCCTGGCGTATTCATAATATTATTAATCGCCAGCAGGTCAGACGATCTGCAGATCTGGCTATCGGAGATATTCGTATTATTCAGGATCAGATGATGCTGATTTTTGAGAATAATTATGAGGTAAAACTAACCGAAAGAGAATTTGCTGTCTGGAAGTATTTTGCACTGAATCCTAACCGTGTGCTCAAACGTGAAGACATTCTGCTGGCAGTCTGGGGTGAGAACGATTACTTTCTTGGTCGAAGTCTGGATGTATTTGTGTCCCGCATCAGAAAGCTGTTGTCGCATTCTGCTAATGTGCAATTAGAAACCGTCTATAAGGTGGGATTTATTTTCCGTATACCACAGTCCTGA